In Mus caroli chromosome 9, CAROLI_EIJ_v1.1, whole genome shotgun sequence, a single window of DNA contains:
- the Rab39a gene encoding ras-related protein Rab-39A: METIWIYQFRLIVIGDSTVGKSCLLHRFTQGRFPGLHSPACDPTVGVDFFSRLLEIEPGKRIKLQLWDTAGQERFRSITRSYYRNSVGGFLVFDITNRRSFEHVKDWLEEAKMHVQPFQIIFLLVGHKCDLASQRQVSREEAEKLSTDCGMKYIETSAKDATNVEESFTILTRDIYELIKKGEICIQDGWEGVKSGFVPNTVHSSEEAVKPRKECFC; this comes from the exons ATGGAGACTATTTGGATCTATCAGTTCCGCCTTATTGTGATCGGAGACTCCACGGTGGGCAAGTCGTGCCTTCTGCACCGCTTCACCCAGGGCCGCTTCCCAGGGCTGCACTCCCCCGCCTGCGACCCCACAGTCGGCGTGGACTTCTTCTCGCGCCTGCTGGAAATTGAGCCGGGCAAGAGGATCAAGCTGCAGCTCTGGGACACGGCGGGGCAGGAGCGCTTCAG atcaATAACTCGATCCTATTACCGCAACTCAGTTGGAGGATTTTTAGTGTTTGACATTACTAACCGACGGTCTTTTGAACATGTGAAAGATTGGCTAGAAGAAGCAAAGATGCATGTACAGCCTTTTCAGATTATATTTCTACTGGTGGGACATAAATGTGACCTAGCTTCGCAACGCCAGGTTTCCAGGGAAGAAGCCGAGAAACTGTCAACAGACTGTGGAATGAAGTACATAGAGACCTCAGCCAAGGACGCTACAAACGTTGAAGAGTCCTTTACAATCCTGACAAGAGACATATATGAGCTTATTAAAAAAGGAGAGATTTGTATTCAGGATGGATGGGAAGGGGTTAAAAGTGGCTTCGTTCCAAATACTGTGCATTCTTCTGAGGAAGCAGTCAAGCCCAGAAAAGAGTGCTTCTGTTGA